The following proteins are encoded in a genomic region of Chitinivibrio alkaliphilus ACht1:
- a CDS encoding DoxX family protein, with translation MNKRYVEEGLLLMRVLLGLAMIAHGVPKLAGGVEQWAGLGSMGMGSVGIHFAPAFWGFLAALAEVGGGFFLVVGKYVRPAAFFLFLTMGFAALFHLTEGHGFKGAAHALELTAVFLALTLIGEPKNDTISFIRRRP, from the coding sequence ATGAATAAACGATATGTTGAAGAAGGCTTGTTGCTCATGCGTGTGTTGCTTGGTCTTGCTATGATAGCTCATGGTGTTCCAAAGCTTGCTGGTGGTGTTGAGCAGTGGGCTGGTTTAGGAAGTATGGGTATGGGAAGTGTGGGAATTCATTTTGCTCCGGCATTTTGGGGATTCCTAGCTGCACTGGCAGAAGTGGGGGGTGGTTTTTTTCTTGTTGTAGGAAAATATGTCCGTCCTGCCGCATTTTTTCTCTTTCTTACCATGGGTTTTGCTGCTCTGTTTCATCTTACAGAAGGACATGGGTTTAAGGGGGCTGCTCACGCCCTTGAGCTTACGGCAGTATTTCTTGCCTTAACCCTTATCGGAGAGCCCAAAAACGACACTATTTCTTTTATACGGAGGCGGCCATAG
- a CDS encoding 4Fe-4S binding protein: MKPLSIDINRDTCIECGFCEKICPRNAIAPHPEYGFVIGDACVGCGLCVKKCPVMAISKK, from the coding sequence ATGAAACCTCTATCCATTGATATTAATCGTGATACCTGCATAGAATGTGGTTTTTGTGAGAAAATTTGCCCGAGAAATGCCATAGCCCCTCACCCTGAGTATGGGTTTGTAATCGGTGATGCTTGTGTTGGGTGTGGCCTCTGTGTCAAAAAATGTCCTGTTATGGCTATTTCTAAAAAATAA
- a CDS encoding 4Fe-4S binding protein: protein MKNTLLRKSSWMEWSWVFIIAFFVLSIYNPIFGILGIICMATPLYFSLRGYGKIHCSHYCPRGSFLGTFLNVFSFKKSLPPFFRKQYTRHVIFGAMMGSFIFSLSQSGGDVRIISFILLRMMTASFIMAIFLGIFFKPRAWCQVCPMGHATGLIETMQKKENR from the coding sequence ATGAAGAATACATTACTTCGCAAATCATCATGGATGGAGTGGTCGTGGGTGTTTATTATTGCCTTTTTTGTTCTTTCTATCTATAATCCTATTTTTGGAATTTTGGGAATTATCTGTATGGCAACTCCACTCTATTTTTCACTCCGTGGATATGGGAAAATTCATTGTTCTCATTATTGCCCTCGTGGGTCTTTTCTTGGTACATTTCTGAATGTGTTTTCATTTAAAAAATCTTTACCTCCCTTTTTCCGAAAGCAATATACGCGACACGTTATATTTGGAGCAATGATGGGATCTTTTATTTTTTCTCTATCTCAGAGCGGTGGAGATGTGCGTATAATTTCCTTTATACTACTTCGGATGATGACGGCCTCTTTTATTATGGCTATTTTTCTCGGAATATTTTTTAAGCCCCGCGCATGGTGTCAGGTATGTCCCATGGGTCATGCAACGGGACTTATTGAAACAATGCAGAAAAAGGAGAACCGATGA
- a CDS encoding prenyltransferase, which produces MRAYSFPASLFPLSIGILFSMPITDEEVYFLPFLIFSMLCLHGGTNLINDYVDYSKGLDGKHHPGASAFIDRKILQKGQVRKVALFLFGIAFLCALPLFYYGGIPVVILGSIGIMGGYFYTAPPVSYKYRALGDIFVFLLMGVGPAAGVLFLFDSFQISSLFSVLPLAFYITAILHGNNIRDARHDSQYGVHTFAQFLGPVKARWVFVMEIFAAYAIVLFLYFYYGNIYIFLPYLTLPLAIRVAMTVLKSSDTDTTLMYIDKDVAKVYTLFSILYCTGILFFTGPFLQ; this is translated from the coding sequence GTGAGAGCATACTCTTTCCCTGCCTCCCTCTTCCCACTCAGTATAGGAATACTATTTTCCATGCCCATCACTGATGAAGAAGTATATTTTCTTCCCTTTCTTATATTCAGTATGCTTTGTCTTCATGGTGGCACGAATTTAATAAACGACTATGTTGATTATTCCAAGGGACTTGATGGGAAACATCACCCTGGGGCAAGTGCTTTTATAGATCGAAAAATACTACAAAAAGGGCAGGTGCGAAAGGTGGCACTTTTTTTATTTGGTATAGCCTTTCTATGCGCGCTTCCTCTTTTTTATTATGGAGGAATACCAGTTGTTATTCTCGGGAGTATTGGCATTATGGGGGGATATTTTTACACAGCTCCCCCCGTTTCATATAAATATCGTGCGTTGGGTGATATCTTTGTATTTCTTTTAATGGGTGTAGGGCCTGCTGCGGGGGTGCTTTTTCTCTTTGATTCTTTTCAAATTTCATCTCTGTTCTCTGTGTTACCCCTTGCGTTTTATATAACAGCAATTCTTCATGGTAATAATATTCGTGATGCGCGCCATGATTCACAATACGGAGTACATACCTTTGCACAATTTCTTGGTCCCGTGAAAGCTCGATGGGTTTTTGTTATGGAGATTTTTGCTGCCTATGCTATAGTACTGTTTCTGTATTTTTACTATGGAAATATCTATATTTTTCTTCCCTATCTTACACTTCCCCTTGCTATTCGTGTGGCTATGACTGTATTGAAAAGCTCTGATACAGATACGACTCTTATGTATA